One Alphaproteobacteria bacterium genomic window carries:
- a CDS encoding acylneuraminate cytidylyltransferase family protein produces MKTIATICARGGSVGLKNKNILDFCGKPLIAHSILQAKACSLIDEVYVSTDSEKIAEVAKEYGAQVPFLRPKALATDTAGKIPVIMHCLNYLNKRGESLDLVIDLQPTSPIRSSTDIKNAIKEMSDDVDVVFSVSEAKHNPYFTLVEVNKNGIANLSKKPNELLARRQDAPKAFGINGSIYVWKPQSLIKGLWGGKAKVYIMPKYRSIDIDDDLDFEYAKLIYRGYK; encoded by the coding sequence ATGAAAACAATTGCTACTATATGTGCAAGAGGTGGGTCCGTAGGATTGAAAAATAAGAATATCCTGGATTTTTGTGGAAAGCCTTTGATTGCTCACTCAATATTACAAGCTAAAGCTTGCTCATTGATCGATGAAGTTTATGTTTCAACTGATTCAGAAAAAATTGCTGAAGTTGCTAAAGAATATGGCGCTCAAGTTCCGTTTTTAAGGCCAAAAGCTCTAGCAACAGATACAGCTGGAAAAATACCAGTGATTATGCATTGTCTAAATTATCTGAATAAAAGAGGTGAAAGCCTAGACTTAGTGATTGATTTGCAACCGACATCACCAATCAGAAGCTCTACTGATATAAAAAATGCTATAAAAGAAATGAGTGATGATGTGGATGTTGTCTTTTCAGTAAGTGAAGCAAAACACAATCCTTACTTTACTCTAGTAGAGGTTAATAAAAACGGCATTGCTAATCTTTCTAAAAAGCCAAATGAATTGCTAGCAAGAAGGCAAGATGCTCCTAAAGCTTTTGGTATAAATGGCTCGATATATGTTTGGAAGCCTCAATCATTGATTAAGGGTCTATGGGGCGGTAAAGCAAAAGTTTATATAATGCCTAAGTACCGTTCAATTGATATAGACGATGATTTAGATTTCGAGTACGCTAAATTAATTTACAGGGGGTATAAGTAG
- a CDS encoding polysaccharide deacetylase family protein: MFHHFHGKDHYQSQGSITRDTLVSIIKTVKDESKLISSDVFLDKCLTGQLKKDEVCLTFDDALLCQYDIALPVLEDMGLKAFWFINSQSVKNQKGNLELYRYFRSKYFISIDQFYEAFNAKIESTGIDIFKHIDDFTNTKYLKEYSFYSESDRLFRYFRDVVLGKNKYFSIMDSILDCYGVKKSEIASKIWLSKKNIKEINKLGHIIGAHSYSHPTNLKCLSLKEQCEEYRKNILDLKKIIHGEVLSMAHPCNSYSDDTMSILEDLNIKIGFRSNATLADFSNFELPRIDHVNVLKGIK; the protein is encoded by the coding sequence ATGTTTCACCATTTCCATGGAAAAGATCATTATCAATCCCAGGGTTCGATAACAAGAGATACTTTAGTTTCGATTATTAAGACTGTTAAGGATGAAAGCAAACTAATTAGTTCTGACGTATTTTTGGACAAATGTTTAACAGGTCAACTAAAGAAAGATGAGGTATGTCTTACTTTTGATGATGCTCTACTTTGTCAGTACGATATAGCTTTACCTGTTCTTGAGGATATGGGATTAAAAGCTTTTTGGTTTATAAATTCACAAAGTGTCAAAAATCAAAAGGGAAATCTTGAACTATACAGATATTTTAGGTCAAAGTATTTTATTTCTATTGATCAATTTTATGAGGCATTTAATGCTAAAATTGAAAGCACTGGTATAGATATCTTCAAGCATATAGATGATTTTACAAACACCAAGTATTTGAAAGAGTATAGTTTTTACTCGGAATCAGATAGGCTCTTTAGATACTTTAGGGATGTTGTTTTAGGTAAAAACAAATACTTCAGTATAATGGATTCTATCCTAGATTGTTATGGGGTTAAAAAGTCTGAAATTGCTAGCAAAATTTGGTTAAGTAAAAAGAATATTAAAGAAATTAACAAGCTAGGACATATTATAGGTGCGCACTCTTATAGTCATCCAACAAATTTAAAGTGCTTATCTCTGAAGGAGCAGTGTGAGGAATATAGAAAAAATATACTCGACCTTAAAAAAATTATTCATGGTGAGGTGCTTTCTATGGCGCATCCCTGTAATTCTTATAGTGATGATACAATGTCAATTTTAGAAGATTTGAATATTAAGATTGGGTTTCGGTCTAATGCTACTTTAGCAGACTTTAGCAATTTCGAATTACCCAGAATTGATCATGTTAACGTATTAAAAGGAATAAAGTAA
- a CDS encoding Gfo/Idh/MocA family oxidoreductase, which translates to MKAVLIGYGRMGCRYVQICKEMNLDLVAIFDMNRGKTDSNVNIFPSSEFYEFLQNNSIDIVIISTPCASHYGYLVKAIDRGIKYILCEKPFLSSLKQISHIKKIHIDSPSKIAVNHQMRFMSHYNYIKKVSLSGEMGSLSSISVQAGNFGLAMNGTHYFELLRYLSSSIPKVVNAWLQKQNLQNPRGAEYKDYSGNIRVVTENNCVLNLNIMENHGHGIFSTFTFERGQIFMDELSGDCYRTKRSHPEDIYKPSIFYGLKSKNEFFKVEPLSVIEPTKKVIASLINSDNYPSCNEAELTIKVAIAAICSADRHSISVNVKNIPPEYIDNTYKWA; encoded by the coding sequence ATGAAGGCCGTTTTAATTGGTTATGGAAGAATGGGTTGCAGGTATGTTCAGATTTGTAAGGAGATGAATTTAGATCTGGTGGCTATTTTTGATATGAATAGGGGGAAAACAGATAGTAATGTTAATATTTTTCCTTCATCTGAGTTTTATGAATTTCTTCAAAACAACTCTATTGATATTGTAATAATATCCACACCGTGCGCTAGTCACTACGGTTATTTGGTTAAAGCTATTGATAGAGGCATAAAATACATACTATGTGAAAAACCTTTTTTGTCTTCTCTAAAGCAAATTTCCCATATAAAAAAAATTCATATTGACTCACCTTCTAAAATAGCAGTTAATCATCAGATGAGATTTATGAGTCATTATAATTACATAAAAAAAGTATCTTTATCAGGGGAAATGGGAAGTTTAAGCTCAATATCTGTTCAGGCAGGCAACTTTGGTTTAGCAATGAATGGTACGCATTATTTTGAGCTTTTAAGATACCTTAGTTCATCCATTCCTAAAGTTGTTAATGCTTGGCTGCAAAAACAAAACTTACAAAATCCAAGAGGTGCTGAGTATAAGGATTATTCTGGAAATATAAGAGTAGTGACAGAAAACAACTGTGTACTGAATTTAAATATTATGGAAAACCATGGGCACGGTATATTTTCAACATTTACTTTTGAACGAGGCCAAATATTTATGGATGAATTGTCTGGTGATTGCTACAGGACTAAAAGATCTCATCCAGAAGATATTTATAAGCCATCAATATTTTATGGTCTGAAGTCTAAAAACGAATTTTTTAAAGTTGAGCCATTGAGTGTGATTGAACCTACTAAAAAAGTAATAGCATCATTGATTAATAGTGATAATTACCCAAGCTGTAATGAAGCAGAACTAACTATTAAGGTTGCTATAGCTGCAATTTGTTCTGCAGATAGGCACTCTATTTCTGTAAACGTAAAAAATATACCGCCTGAATATATAGATAATACATATAAGTGGGCTTAG
- a CDS encoding Gfo/Idh/MocA family oxidoreductase, whose protein sequence is MYKIAIVGAGNMAFEHAKAINEINGLNLVGVYSRSSQKAQRFSDELNIDKVCDSISALYLELEPDLVIIAVNEESFVEIIDEVLEYSWKILAEKPVGLGFDEFAHIQDKIRSLNKDLYVAMNRRNYPSTLAVKSEIDLLAGKRFINILDHQDINTYKNLHFSNKTYKYWMYKNSIHLLDYFIFLGRSNIESVEVIQAYDERKLNSVIAHIQYENADEGLYTGVWHGPGPWSVSVTHPDKYFLLAPLEEAKYRINESYKMLDLKLPSCLNDIFKPGIFEQAKEILKMLQGKEANLPRFEDYCQTVNLLYQVYGV, encoded by the coding sequence ATGTATAAAATTGCAATCGTCGGCGCAGGCAATATGGCTTTTGAGCATGCAAAGGCCATTAATGAAATAAATGGCCTGAATCTAGTAGGGGTGTATAGTAGATCATCACAAAAAGCACAGAGATTTTCTGATGAATTAAATATAGACAAAGTCTGCGATAGTATAAGTGCGTTATATTTAGAATTAGAACCGGATTTAGTAATTATTGCAGTAAATGAGGAATCATTCGTTGAGATAATAGATGAAGTTTTAGAGTATAGCTGGAAGATTCTGGCTGAAAAGCCCGTTGGTTTGGGCTTTGATGAGTTCGCACATATTCAAGATAAAATACGCTCATTAAACAAAGACTTGTACGTGGCAATGAATAGAAGAAACTACCCATCAACGTTAGCTGTTAAGTCTGAAATAGATTTATTAGCTGGAAAAAGATTTATAAATATATTGGATCATCAAGACATCAATACTTATAAAAATTTACACTTTTCAAATAAAACATATAAATATTGGATGTATAAAAACTCTATTCACCTCCTAGATTACTTTATATTTCTTGGTAGGTCTAATATAGAAAGTGTTGAAGTTATTCAGGCGTACGATGAAAGAAAATTAAATAGTGTAATTGCTCATATTCAATATGAAAATGCAGATGAGGGGTTGTATACAGGTGTTTGGCATGGACCAGGGCCTTGGAGTGTATCGGTTACACATCCTGATAAATATTTTTTGTTGGCACCTTTGGAGGAGGCAAAGTATAGAATAAATGAAAGTTATAAAATGCTCGATCTAAAATTACCCTCTTGTTTAAATGATATATTTAAACCTGGAATTTTTGAGCAAGCAAAAGAAATTCTTAAAATGCTGCAGGGTAAAGAAGCAAATTTACCTAGATTTGAAGATTATTGTCAGACAGTTAATTTATTATATCAAGTATACGGTGTATAA
- the hisH gene encoding imidazole glycerol phosphate synthase subunit HisH: protein MTIGIVSSKSSNIGSLLKILKRMPLSNIDVLEHPDASILETTDYIILPGVSSFDASVRSLRDNGFYEYIKSFKKNSGKGVVGICAGAQVLFESSEEGSQEGIGLLPGRVRKISPKNNILLPHIGWNHIRPSKKRESSIYIDQEKPFYFCHSYRFPDSKNTVAYTDYGETFPSIVSDGQVTAIQFHPEKSYSQGLELLKSIISRSYVKAKNNTSIATV, encoded by the coding sequence ATGACTATAGGCATTGTTAGTTCTAAATCATCTAATATTGGTTCTTTATTAAAAATTCTGAAAAGAATGCCATTATCAAATATTGACGTTCTTGAGCATCCTGACGCTTCCATATTAGAAACGACAGATTATATAATCTTACCTGGTGTAAGCTCATTTGATGCTTCGGTTCGGAGTTTAAGGGACAATGGTTTTTATGAATACATCAAAAGCTTCAAAAAGAATTCTGGTAAAGGTGTAGTTGGTATATGCGCGGGTGCACAAGTGCTCTTTGAAAGCAGCGAAGAGGGGAGTCAGGAGGGGATAGGTCTTCTTCCAGGGAGAGTAAGAAAGATATCTCCTAAAAACAATATTTTATTGCCACATATTGGCTGGAATCATATCAGGCCCTCTAAAAAGAGAGAGTCTTCTATCTATATAGATCAAGAGAAGCCTTTTTATTTCTGCCACTCTTACAGGTTTCCTGATTCCAAAAATACAGTCGCTTATACTGATTATGGCGAAACATTTCCCTCTATTGTATCCGATGGGCAAGTCACGGCGATACAATTTCACCCTGAAAAAAGTTATTCTCAGGGGCTAGAATTATTGAAATCAATTATATCGAGATCATATGTTAAGGCCAAGAATAATACCAGTATTGCAACTGTGTGA
- the hisF gene encoding imidazole glycerol phosphate synthase subunit HisF, whose protein sequence is MQLCDGRLVKTRKFKAPSYVGDPLNAVRIFNEKRVDELIIIDITPNRFSRSPNINLLRHIFSECEMPVTYGGGVCGFDMASKIFHLGCEKIIFNTAFYNDLECIEKVVANFGSQAVSISLDYRYSFLRKEKFYKNSGQKVVQLSLVEIIDRINRVNAGELVLNSIDNDGSFKGYDYSLLKKIKQEVNIPIVLLGGCNQSSTSREAVDHGAHSVAASSRFIYHGPHNAILIKYERF, encoded by the coding sequence TTGCAACTGTGTGATGGGAGGCTGGTGAAAACCAGAAAGTTTAAGGCACCAAGCTATGTTGGGGATCCACTTAATGCAGTCAGAATTTTTAATGAAAAACGAGTCGATGAGCTTATTATTATTGATATTACTCCAAATAGGTTTTCTCGCTCACCAAATATAAATCTGTTGCGACATATATTTTCTGAATGTGAGATGCCCGTGACTTATGGAGGCGGTGTTTGTGGCTTTGATATGGCATCAAAAATTTTTCATTTAGGCTGTGAGAAAATAATTTTTAATACGGCTTTTTATAATGATTTAGAGTGCATCGAGAAAGTGGTTGCCAACTTTGGTTCTCAAGCTGTTTCAATATCTCTGGATTATCGTTACTCTTTCTTGCGTAAAGAAAAATTTTACAAGAACAGCGGGCAGAAGGTTGTTCAACTTTCTTTGGTAGAGATTATAGATAGAATTAACAGAGTAAATGCGGGAGAATTGGTTCTTAACTCCATTGATAATGATGGGAGCTTTAAAGGATATGACTACAGTTTATTAAAAAAAATAAAGCAGGAAGTCAATATCCCAATCGTCTTGTTGGGTGGCTGTAATCAAAGCTCAACCTCAAGAGAAGCTGTAGATCATGGGGCGCATTCTGTTGCTGCTAGCAGTCGATTTATCTATCATGGCCCACACAACGCTATTTTAATTAAATACGAGAGATTTTAA